A single Leptospira barantonii DNA region contains:
- a CDS encoding NADH-quinone oxidoreductase subunit A encodes MDSAPEHLGPLLIQFLLGVGFSALILTLAILIGPKKKSKPQDTFECGVQYYGDARGLFNIKFYLVAVLFILFDIEAVFLFPYAVNLIGFKNAGIGIFLIVEMFVFVLTLVVGLYYIWKKGALEWD; translated from the coding sequence ATGGATAGCGCTCCCGAGCACCTTGGCCCTTTATTGATTCAATTCTTACTCGGAGTCGGATTCTCCGCTCTGATTCTTACCCTTGCCATACTCATCGGACCGAAAAAAAAGTCCAAACCCCAAGATACGTTCGAATGCGGGGTTCAATACTATGGGGATGCGAGAGGACTTTTCAACATCAAGTTTTATCTCGTCGCCGTATTATTCATTTTGTTTGATATAGAAGCGGTTTTTCTTTTTCCGTATGCGGTCAATCTGATCGGATTTAAGAACGCGGGAATCGGAATTTTTCTCATAGTAGAAATGTTTGTGTTTGTCCTCACTCTGGTCGTAGGTTTATACTATATCTGGAAAAAAGGAGCCTTGGAATGGGATTGA